One window from the genome of Trabulsiella odontotermitis encodes:
- a CDS encoding arsenic resistance protein, which translates to MGTLRDTLEQRQVFIYFTAVAVAVLVALLVPGTERLAWLINPALAFMLFVTFLQVPVIELGKAITQLRFLISLLLTNFIVMPLLVAALLPLLPDEPLLHLGVLLVLLCPCIDYVVTFSQLGRADSRLLLAATPALLIIQILLLPVYLHAFLGEHVAEYVQSGPFLHAFLWLIAVPLAAAVLVQRWAKRNESGARVSDTLGLLPVPATALVLFAVVASVVPQISSAVNAALHAAPVYLLYAIFAPLLGWGTSRLFRLETGAGRAVTFSAGTRNSLVILPLALAVPGAIPVLPAVIVTQTLIELLAELIYIRVIPRLGRE; encoded by the coding sequence ATGGGAACATTGCGCGATACGCTGGAGCAGCGTCAGGTCTTTATTTATTTCACGGCAGTCGCCGTTGCGGTACTCGTCGCATTACTGGTGCCGGGGACGGAGCGCCTCGCGTGGCTGATTAATCCGGCGTTGGCCTTCATGTTGTTTGTCACCTTTTTGCAGGTGCCGGTCATCGAACTCGGCAAAGCCATAACGCAGCTGCGTTTTCTGATCTCCTTGCTACTGACGAATTTTATCGTCATGCCGTTGCTGGTGGCGGCCCTGCTTCCGCTGCTGCCGGATGAGCCGCTCCTGCACCTCGGCGTGCTGTTGGTGCTGCTCTGTCCGTGCATCGATTATGTCGTGACCTTTTCACAGCTCGGACGTGCGGATTCGCGCCTGTTACTGGCCGCCACACCGGCATTGCTGATCATACAAATCCTCCTGTTGCCGGTATACCTCCATGCCTTTCTCGGCGAACACGTGGCAGAGTACGTACAGTCAGGGCCCTTCCTCCATGCGTTTTTATGGCTGATAGCCGTTCCGCTTGCCGCTGCCGTACTGGTTCAGCGGTGGGCGAAACGCAACGAGAGCGGCGCGCGCGTGAGTGACACACTTGGTCTGCTGCCGGTTCCGGCAACGGCGCTGGTGCTGTTTGCGGTGGTCGCATCGGTTGTACCGCAGATAAGTAGTGCAGTGAATGCTGCGCTACACGCCGCACCGGTCTATCTCCTGTATGCCATCTTCGCACCGCTGCTGGGCTGGGGTACGAGTCGCCTGTTCAGACTGGAAACTGGCGCGGGGAGGGCGGTGACCTTTAGCGCCGGGACGCGAAACTCACTGGTGATCCTGCCGCTGGCGCTGGCGGTTCCCGGCGCGATACCGGTACTCCCGGCGGTGATCGTCACGCAGACTCTGATTGAACTGCTGGCTGAGCTTATTTATATCCGCGTGATACCGCGGTTGGGGCGGGAGTAG
- a CDS encoding putative T6SS immunity periplasmic lipoprotein, protein MKKIILVSVFTLLLAGCFHIGDPRAKHYRASVFTVANEVCVAVQPEGDEKLISLIIEEVGNPRNKLERFYYDDAITVSSDKCIPNFGYRFEAGKAYNYSIILESSAKKKKGVVSASRIYGVDFTLRENSGNLEAYTLY, encoded by the coding sequence GTGAAAAAGATTATTTTAGTTAGCGTATTCACTTTACTGCTGGCGGGGTGTTTTCATATTGGCGATCCTCGCGCGAAGCATTATCGGGCTTCTGTATTCACTGTCGCGAATGAGGTATGCGTCGCTGTTCAACCGGAAGGTGATGAAAAGCTTATCAGCCTTATCATTGAAGAAGTGGGTAATCCCAGGAATAAACTAGAAAGATTTTATTATGATGACGCTATTACAGTGTCATCGGATAAATGTATCCCAAACTTTGGGTATCGCTTTGAGGCAGGGAAAGCTTATAACTATTCCATTATTCTTGAATCATCCGCTAAGAAAAAGAAAGGCGTTGTTTCTGCAAGCCGGATATATGGCGTTGACTTTACGTTGCGGGAAAACAGCGGAAATCTTGAGGCCTATACACTCTATTGA
- a CDS encoding Hcp family type VI secretion system effector: MANNIYLTINGKNQGLISAGCCTLDSIGNKYQSVHKDQILVLQFDHTISRSQHTQHHPIKFCKPIDKSSPLFGIAITNNEELELLFDFYRTTQTGAQEKYYSIQLTRATLMNVSVSYPHAMTHAENQPEEMISVAYHSIDWKHHIAGTSGYSIWDERVY, from the coding sequence ATGGCAAATAACATCTACCTGACTATTAATGGTAAAAACCAGGGACTGATCTCAGCCGGCTGCTGTACTCTGGATTCTATCGGAAATAAATACCAGAGCGTACATAAAGATCAGATCCTCGTCCTCCAGTTCGACCATACCATCAGCCGCAGCCAACATACTCAACATCATCCTATCAAGTTCTGCAAACCCATCGACAAATCTTCTCCGCTCTTTGGCATTGCCATTACCAATAACGAAGAACTCGAACTCCTGTTTGATTTCTACCGCACAACGCAAACAGGAGCACAAGAAAAATACTATTCCATTCAGCTTACCAGAGCGACCTTGATGAATGTATCGGTATCCTATCCCCATGCCATGACTCATGCTGAAAACCAGCCCGAAGAAATGATCTCGGTTGCCTACCACAGCATCGACTGGAAACACCACATCGCTGGAACCAGTGGTTACAGCATCTGGGATGAACGCGTGTATTGA
- a CDS encoding DUF2645 family protein: MKIDRKRLVEILSLGGYFILVYLCMQVFNVGEYDWMREPGSSVCSIPQDPDDTRDITAPLFLFFLGTPLLIAMVRDIICKDLFKAILYGLGLVVVIVYWWWSFWGQYSACTI, translated from the coding sequence GTGAAAATAGATCGAAAAAGACTGGTCGAAATTCTCTCCCTCGGGGGATATTTCATTCTCGTTTATCTGTGTATGCAGGTCTTCAATGTAGGTGAATATGACTGGATGCGAGAACCTGGTAGCAGTGTGTGCAGCATCCCCCAAGACCCGGACGATACACGAGATATCACTGCACCTCTGTTTTTGTTTTTTCTGGGGACACCGCTCCTGATTGCTATGGTCAGGGACATCATCTGCAAGGATCTCTTCAAGGCGATTCTCTATGGCTTAGGACTGGTAGTCGTCATCGTCTACTGGTGGTGGTCGTTCTGGGGACAGTACAGCGCGTGTACTATCTGA
- a CDS encoding IS3-like element ISSen4 family transposase (programmed frameshift), with amino-acid sequence MKKRFSDEQIISILREAEAGVPARELCRKHAISDATFYTWRKKYGGMEVPEVKRLKSLEEENARLKKLLAEAMLDKEALQVALGRKLLTTDQKREAVMLMCDATGLSQRRACRLTGLSLSTCRYEAHRPAADAHLSGRITELALERRRFGYRRIWQLLRREGLHVNHKRVYRLYHLSGLGVKRRRRRKGLATERLPLLRPAAPNLTWSMDFVMDALSTGRRIKCLTCVDDFTKECLTVTVAFGISGVQVTRILDSIALFRGYPATIRTDQGPEFTCRALDQWAFEHGVELRLIQPGKPTQNGFIESFNGRFRDECLNEHWFSDIVHARKIINDWRQDYNECRPHSTLNYQTPSEFAAGWRKGHSENEDSGVTN; translated from the exons ATGAAGAAGCGTTTTTCCGACGAACAGATCATCAGTATTCTCCGCGAAGCCGAAGCTGGGGTACCCGCCCGTGAACTCTGCCGCAAGCATGCCATTTCCGATGCCACGTTTTACACCTGGCGTAAGAAGTATGGCGGTATGGAGGTGCCTGAAGTTAAGCGCCTGAAGTCGCTTGAGGAAGAGAACGCCAGACTCAAGAAGCTGCTTGCCGAAGCCATGCTGGATAAAGAGGCGCTTCAGGTGGCTCTTGGGCGAAAGT TACTGACGACAGACCAGAAGCGGGAAGCCGTGATGTTGATGTGTGATGCGACCGGTCTGTCGCAACGTCGTGCCTGCAGGCTTACAGGTTTATCCCTGTCGACCTGCCGCTATGAGGCTCACCGTCCGGCTGCTGATGCGCATTTATCAGGGCGCATCACTGAGCTGGCACTGGAGCGCAGGCGTTTTGGCTACCGTCGTATTTGGCAGTTGCTGCGCCGTGAAGGGCTTCATGTTAATCATAAGCGCGTGTACCGGCTTTATCACCTCAGTGGCCTGGGCGTAAAACGCAGAAGACGTCGTAAAGGGCTGGCAACAGAACGTCTGCCGCTGCTCCGTCCGGCGGCGCCCAATCTGACCTGGTCGATGGATTTCGTCATGGACGCACTTTCCACCGGTCGCAGGATCAAGTGTCTTACCTGCGTCGATGATTTCACAAAGGAATGCCTGACGGTCACTGTTGCCTTTGGGATTTCAGGCGTTCAGGTCACGCGTATTCTGGACAGCATTGCACTGTTTCGAGGCTATCCGGCGACGATAAGAACTGACCAGGGGCCGGAGTTCACTTGCCGTGCACTGGATCAATGGGCCTTTGAGCATGGTGTTGAGTTGCGCTTAATCCAGCCGGGCAAGCCAACGCAGAACGGATTTATTGAGAGCTTTAACGGACGATTTCGCGATGAATGTTTGAATGAGCACTGGTTCAGCGATATCGTTCATGCCAGGAAAATTATTAATGACTGGCGGCAGGATTATAACGAATGCCGCCCGCACTCCACGCTGAATTATCAGACACCGTCTGAATTTGCAGCGGGCTGGAGAAAGGGTCATTCTGAGAATGAAGATTCCGGCGTTACTAACTGA
- a CDS encoding helix-turn-helix domain-containing protein, whose amino-acid sequence MSIYEQSRTSLSELVSTSELAHLLNLKAQTIRKWLCQDKLPNGLPRPKKINSRHYWLRKDIDRFLLTFSVYCN is encoded by the coding sequence ATGAGCATATATGAGCAATCCAGAACATCTTTATCTGAACTTGTTTCCACAAGTGAGTTAGCACATCTATTAAACCTTAAAGCCCAAACAATTCGAAAATGGCTTTGCCAAGACAAGCTGCCTAATGGTTTACCACGCCCAAAGAAAATTAACAGCCGACATTATTGGTTACGCAAAGACATTGATAGGTTCCTATTAACCTTCTCAGTATATTGTAATTAA
- a CDS encoding inovirus Gp2 family protein, whose product MELYHGSHGEHVLAYKKNIERVVNDALSEFPRTMALRVDVHYPPILDRGDTVCCFPNLEPGAISRFRNALNAMLEANERARAANGKRIYPNRVRHVWVREFSEEGKCHFHIGLFFNKDSYYHLGDYEAESNLRMMIVRAWYSALGLELDDYPGLVHYPENCRYILDVNDFNFEGEYNKLLNRLDYLAKLDTKVYGDGDRSFGCSRG is encoded by the coding sequence ATGGAATTATATCATGGTTCACATGGTGAGCATGTGCTCGCCTATAAAAAAAATATTGAACGAGTCGTCAATGATGCACTCAGTGAATTCCCCAGAACAATGGCATTACGTGTTGATGTACATTACCCCCCCATTCTAGACAGAGGTGATACTGTTTGCTGTTTTCCTAATCTAGAGCCTGGTGCCATATCCCGTTTCCGTAATGCATTAAATGCCATGTTGGAGGCCAATGAGAGAGCCAGAGCCGCCAACGGTAAAAGAATATATCCAAACCGAGTTCGTCATGTTTGGGTAAGGGAGTTTTCCGAAGAGGGAAAATGTCATTTTCATATTGGTCTTTTTTTTAACAAAGATTCTTATTACCATTTAGGTGATTATGAGGCTGAAAGCAATTTAAGGATGATGATTGTAAGAGCATGGTATAGCGCACTGGGATTGGAACTGGATGATTATCCGGGATTGGTTCACTACCCTGAAAATTGTCGTTATATATTAGACGTCAATGATTTTAACTTTGAAGGAGAATACAATAAATTACTGAATCGTCTTGACTACCTGGCTAAACTTGATACAAAAGTATACGGAGATGGCGACCGTAGCTTCGGCTGCAGTCGCGGGTAA
- a CDS encoding helix-turn-helix transcriptional regulator — MSVTVTVEKVGAAFALIKCHHRPEAEYEFTGEFLGLSHELKFAGKNLRELRETGCSIYGIYQDEYGMTLLPDHPGIKLAEILAVSNIGLNKFSVYMGCREQEIVELLNGSVSLTKAMALRLSHVVGGSWSKWMLIQEQFELQLAQREIKELMILTNIGDEVVGL, encoded by the coding sequence ATGTCGGTTACTGTAACAGTTGAAAAAGTAGGGGCGGCATTTGCATTGATCAAATGCCACCATAGGCCTGAAGCAGAATATGAATTTACTGGTGAGTTTCTCGGGCTTTCACACGAGCTGAAGTTTGCAGGGAAGAATTTACGAGAACTGAGAGAAACTGGCTGTTCTATTTATGGAATTTATCAGGATGAATACGGCATGACCTTACTTCCTGATCATCCCGGCATTAAACTGGCCGAAATACTAGCGGTATCAAATATAGGACTGAATAAATTTTCGGTTTACATGGGATGTCGCGAGCAAGAGATAGTTGAATTGTTGAACGGTTCAGTTTCACTGACGAAAGCTATGGCACTCCGGTTATCGCATGTAGTCGGTGGAAGTTGGTCGAAGTGGATGTTAATTCAAGAGCAGTTTGAATTACAGTTGGCACAACGAGAGATTAAAGAATTAATGATTTTGACTAATATCGGGGATGAGGTCGTTGGATTATAG
- a CDS encoding type I restriction endonuclease subunit R — protein MLSEDDLEQQCLKWFAEQDWEVLHGPDIAPDGDNPLRASFHDVFLRPVMLEQLQTINPHLPVSVLEEVILRITRPESPDLVVSNKAFHHLLLDGVPVEYKREDKTVHDKALLMDFNHPGNNRFMVVNQVAIQGIKQVRRPDIICYINGLPVAVIELKSPIDANADIWAAFNQLQTYKNELSDLFICNEALVVSDGQNARIGSLTADEERFLPWKTVANEDDKPQFHWQLKTVVQGFFNSELLLDYIRFFVLFENDGKRLIKKIAAYHQFHAVREAVAATIVASTGKHLPLRSNITPGSKKAGVVWHTQGSGKSISMCCYAGKLLQQTEMNNPTIVVVTDRNDLDGQLYATFCQAHDLLKQTPLQANDRDELRELLNARESGGIIFTTVQKFAPLDSEQSHPALNVRSNIVVISDEAHRSQYGLSATLDRQTGAYKYGYAKHMRDALPNASFMGFTGTPIASEDKDTRAVFGDYVSIYDIQDAVDDGATVPIYYESRLAKLDLNHEELETLSDQVDELVEDEETGQQEKTKGDWSRLEKLVGSEPRIKQVAADLVQHFETRNAAMNGKAMIVAMSRDICVKLYNAITEIRPDWHSTDVEQGAIKVIMTGSASDKDHLQPHIYNKQTKKRLETRFKDLNDPLKLVIVRDMWLTGFDAPCCHTMYIDKPMRGHNLMQAIARVNRVFRDKPGGLVVDYIGIANELKQALKTYTDSKGKGQSTVDAREAFAILLEKIDIIHGMFAPSAGKPGFSYAGFSRDPLAFLRDAVNYILGLDDGKKRYLDVSLAMSKAWSLCNTLDEAKPLQEEFAFLSAVRVGLIKLDPKAKFSQSEKNSLLSKILDNAVVATGVEDVFALAGLDKPNIGLLSDEFLEEVREMPQRNLAVELLEKLLNDGIHARSGNNVVQQKKYSDRLKAVLLKYNNRAIETAQVIEELIQMAKAFQEAMARDDALGLTPDEIAFYDALAENESAVRELGDDTLRKLAIEVTLKLRQSTTVDWQVRESVRARLRILVRQTLRKYKYPPDKTPGAVELILKQAEVVSNSWTV, from the coding sequence ATGCTGAGCGAAGACGATTTAGAGCAGCAATGCCTGAAATGGTTTGCTGAACAGGACTGGGAAGTGCTGCACGGGCCAGATATCGCGCCGGATGGCGACAACCCGCTGCGTGCTTCATTTCATGATGTGTTTCTGCGCCCGGTGATGCTGGAGCAGCTGCAAACCATCAACCCCCATCTCCCTGTTTCCGTGCTGGAAGAGGTGATACTCCGTATTACCCGCCCCGAAAGCCCGGATCTGGTCGTCAGCAACAAAGCATTCCATCACCTGTTGCTCGACGGCGTACCCGTTGAGTACAAGCGTGAAGACAAAACGGTTCACGATAAAGCCCTGCTGATGGATTTCAACCATCCCGGCAATAACCGCTTTATGGTCGTAAATCAGGTGGCTATTCAGGGGATAAAACAGGTTCGTCGTCCGGATATTATCTGCTATATCAACGGCCTGCCGGTGGCGGTGATTGAGCTGAAAAGCCCGATTGATGCCAATGCCGATATCTGGGCTGCGTTTAACCAGCTGCAGACCTATAAAAACGAACTCAGCGACCTGTTTATCTGTAACGAAGCGCTGGTAGTGAGCGACGGGCAAAATGCGCGTATCGGCTCTCTGACCGCTGATGAAGAGCGTTTTCTGCCGTGGAAAACGGTGGCGAACGAAGATGATAAACCGCAGTTTCACTGGCAGCTTAAAACGGTAGTGCAGGGCTTCTTTAATAGCGAACTGCTGCTCGATTACATTCGTTTCTTTGTGCTGTTTGAAAACGATGGCAAACGGCTTATCAAAAAGATTGCCGCTTACCATCAGTTCCACGCGGTGCGTGAAGCGGTTGCGGCAACGATTGTGGCCTCTACCGGTAAACATCTTCCGCTGCGCAGCAACATTACCCCCGGCAGTAAAAAAGCGGGCGTGGTGTGGCATACCCAGGGCTCCGGCAAAAGTATCTCCATGTGCTGTTACGCCGGAAAGCTGCTGCAACAAACAGAGATGAATAATCCGACCATCGTCGTGGTGACCGACCGTAACGATCTTGACGGGCAGCTCTACGCCACGTTTTGCCAGGCGCATGATTTACTCAAGCAAACGCCGTTACAGGCCAACGACCGCGACGAACTGCGCGAGCTGCTCAACGCCCGTGAATCCGGCGGCATTATCTTTACCACCGTGCAGAAGTTTGCGCCGCTGGACAGTGAACAGAGCCATCCGGCACTTAACGTCCGCAGCAACATCGTGGTGATTTCCGATGAAGCGCACCGCAGCCAATATGGCCTGAGCGCCACGCTGGACCGGCAAACCGGGGCCTATAAATACGGCTACGCCAAGCATATGCGCGATGCGCTACCGAATGCGTCGTTTATGGGCTTTACCGGTACACCGATTGCGTCTGAAGATAAAGATACCCGTGCCGTGTTCGGTGATTATGTCTCGATCTACGATATTCAGGATGCGGTGGATGACGGCGCGACGGTGCCGATTTACTACGAATCCCGCTTGGCAAAGCTCGACCTGAACCATGAGGAGCTGGAAACGCTCTCCGATCAGGTGGATGAGCTGGTGGAAGATGAAGAGACCGGCCAGCAGGAGAAAACCAAAGGTGACTGGAGCCGTCTGGAAAAGCTGGTAGGTTCTGAGCCACGCATCAAACAGGTCGCGGCCGATCTGGTTCAGCACTTTGAAACACGCAATGCGGCGATGAATGGCAAGGCGATGATAGTCGCCATGAGCCGTGATATCTGTGTGAAGCTCTACAATGCCATCACCGAGATCCGCCCAGACTGGCACAGCACGGATGTCGAACAAGGGGCTATTAAAGTCATTATGACCGGCTCGGCATCGGATAAAGACCATCTCCAGCCACACATCTACAACAAGCAGACTAAAAAGCGCCTTGAAACTCGGTTTAAAGATTTAAACGATCCGCTCAAATTGGTTATAGTCCGTGATATGTGGCTGACCGGGTTTGACGCGCCGTGCTGCCACACCATGTATATCGACAAGCCGATGCGTGGCCACAACCTGATGCAGGCCATTGCGCGTGTTAACCGCGTGTTCCGCGATAAGCCCGGCGGGCTGGTGGTCGATTACATCGGCATTGCCAACGAGCTGAAGCAGGCGCTGAAAACCTATACCGACTCAAAAGGCAAAGGGCAGTCCACGGTCGATGCCCGGGAAGCCTTTGCCATTCTGCTGGAAAAAATCGACATTATTCATGGGATGTTTGCGCCCTCGGCAGGAAAACCCGGCTTCAGTTACGCAGGTTTTTCTCGCGACCCGTTAGCGTTCTTACGCGATGCGGTGAACTATATTCTGGGGCTGGATGACGGTAAAAAACGCTACCTCGATGTTTCGCTGGCGATGAGTAAAGCCTGGTCACTGTGTAATACGCTGGATGAGGCGAAACCCTTACAGGAGGAGTTCGCGTTTCTTTCGGCGGTCAGGGTGGGGCTTATCAAGCTCGATCCGAAGGCAAAGTTTAGCCAGTCAGAAAAAAACTCTCTTCTGAGCAAGATCCTCGATAACGCGGTTGTCGCGACCGGGGTTGAGGATGTCTTCGCACTCGCCGGGCTGGATAAACCGAACATAGGTTTGCTGTCCGATGAGTTTTTGGAAGAAGTGCGGGAAATGCCGCAGCGTAATCTGGCAGTGGAACTGCTGGAAAAACTGCTCAATGACGGCATTCATGCCCGTTCGGGCAATAACGTGGTGCAGCAGAAGAAATACTCCGACCGACTGAAAGCGGTGCTGCTCAAATACAATAACCGCGCCATTGAGACCGCGCAGGTGATTGAAGAGCTGATCCAGATGGCGAAAGCGTTCCAGGAGGCGATGGCGCGTGATGATGCGTTAGGGCTGACCCCGGATGAAATCGCCTTCTATGATGCGCTGGCTGAAAATGAAAGTGCAGTGCGTGAACTGGGCGATGATACGCTGAGAAAGCTGGCCATCGAAGTGACATTGAAATTGCGGCAGTCCACCACCGTGGACTGGCAGGTGCGTGAAAGCGTGCGTGCCCGATTGCGTATTCTGGTGCGTCAGACGCTGCGTAAGTATAAGTATCCGCCGGACAAAACGCCGGGCGCCGTGGAACTGATTTTGAAGCAGGCAGAAGTGGTGTCGAACAGCTGGACAGTCTAA
- a CDS encoding DUF4268 domain-containing protein, protein MYKVDTPTNSLHSLQEVSFSSLGFRERDHLQEWLAKNPQALTRDNDDELLIIQKEFAGFDDTKERLDLLALDKKGNLVIIENKLDDSGRDVVWQALKYAGYCANLRQESVVEIFQLYLDQYEPNENRQAAEVIAEFMGWESLKEGVLNRKGTQRVIMVAANFRKEVTNTALWLMQFGIRAQCFKVTPYRFGEDVFVDIRQVIPTPEAESYMIGMAQKEAEEQSTSSSSELQQRHYLRREFWTMALEKFRTSPCSLFNNRAPSTDHWLAAGSGVSGVPFELIFSQKDARVQLNISRGDALENTWLFERLQERKTHIESLFGEPLDWRLLPERKSCQIVCSKTFDGGNKEIWPVIIDWMMDSMNRLEKAIRPSLLELAIELKQTGMITEGEEE, encoded by the coding sequence ATGTATAAAGTCGATACGCCGACCAATAGTCTGCATTCTCTGCAAGAGGTGTCGTTCAGCAGCCTCGGCTTTCGCGAGCGCGATCACCTGCAGGAGTGGCTGGCAAAGAATCCCCAGGCGTTAACCCGCGACAACGACGATGAGTTGCTGATTATCCAGAAAGAGTTCGCCGGTTTTGACGACACCAAAGAACGTCTCGATCTGCTGGCGCTCGATAAAAAAGGCAACCTGGTCATCATCGAAAATAAGCTTGATGATTCCGGGCGCGACGTCGTCTGGCAGGCGCTGAAATATGCCGGCTACTGCGCCAACCTGCGTCAGGAGAGCGTGGTGGAGATCTTCCAGCTTTATCTGGATCAGTATGAGCCCAACGAGAACCGCCAGGCGGCAGAGGTCATCGCCGAATTTATGGGCTGGGAAAGCCTGAAAGAAGGGGTGCTCAACCGCAAAGGCACCCAGCGCGTCATCATGGTTGCGGCCAATTTCCGCAAAGAGGTCACCAATACCGCGCTGTGGTTGATGCAATTTGGTATCCGCGCCCAGTGCTTCAAAGTGACCCCCTACCGTTTTGGTGAAGACGTGTTTGTCGATATCCGCCAGGTTATCCCAACCCCGGAAGCGGAGTCGTACATGATTGGCATGGCGCAAAAAGAGGCGGAAGAGCAGTCCACCTCCAGCAGTAGCGAACTGCAGCAGCGTCACTATCTGCGCCGCGAGTTCTGGACGATGGCGCTGGAAAAATTCCGCACCAGCCCCTGTTCACTGTTTAACAACCGCGCTCCCTCAACCGATCACTGGCTGGCTGCCGGGTCGGGCGTTAGCGGCGTGCCGTTTGAGCTTATCTTTTCCCAGAAAGACGCTCGCGTGCAGCTCAATATTTCGCGCGGAGATGCGCTGGAAAACACCTGGTTATTTGAACGCCTTCAGGAACGTAAAACGCACATTGAATCGCTGTTTGGCGAGCCGCTCGACTGGCGGTTGCTGCCAGAGCGAAAAAGCTGCCAGATCGTCTGTTCAAAGACGTTTGACGGCGGCAATAAAGAGATCTGGCCTGTCATTATCGACTGGATGATGGATAGCATGAACCGTCTGGAAAAAGCGATCCGCCCGAGCCTGCTGGAACTGGCGATTGAGCTGAAACAGACCGGTATGATCACCGAGGGAGAGGAAGAGTAA
- a CDS encoding restriction endonuclease subunit S, whose protein sequence is MSFELYEYKIEDLGKVITGKTPPSKISDAFSAQGIPFVTPKDMDGRRLIDKTERYLSSQGVEAVRNCLLPQNSIAVSCIGSDMGKTVLLPGESITNQQINAIVVDSEHFDYKYVYYYLSTLQDDFKAIAGGSATPILNKGHFSQFKVSLPVKPVQNKIALILDSLDTKIEVNTEINHTLEQMAQALFKSWFVDFEPVKAKMAVLESGGSQADAMLAAMTAISGKDADALAVFEREHPEQYAELKATAELFPSAMQDSELGNIPVTWELGKLQDLLVLQRGFDLPSSARKDGEFPLIAASGPNGTHNVAMAKAPGVITGRSGVLGKVYLTLEDYWPLNTTLWVKEFKRATPCYAYELLRLLDMKAFNAGSAVPSLNRNHIHSLSYPLPPMALVNLFESSALLLHQRAHVNLKHSQSLALLRDTLLPKLLSGEITLPEAEQAVSEAENV, encoded by the coding sequence ATGAGTTTTGAGTTATATGAATACAAAATTGAGGATCTAGGTAAAGTTATCACTGGTAAAACACCGCCTTCCAAAATTAGTGATGCTTTTAGCGCACAAGGTATTCCTTTTGTAACGCCAAAAGATATGGACGGTCGTAGACTTATAGATAAAACCGAAAGGTATTTGTCTTCCCAGGGTGTCGAAGCGGTGCGGAATTGCTTACTGCCTCAAAATAGTATTGCGGTATCTTGTATTGGTTCAGATATGGGGAAAACGGTTTTATTACCCGGTGAAAGCATTACTAATCAGCAGATAAATGCCATCGTTGTAGATTCAGAACATTTTGATTACAAGTATGTCTATTATTATCTTTCAACTCTGCAGGATGATTTCAAAGCAATTGCTGGAGGAAGTGCAACCCCAATTTTGAATAAGGGGCACTTTAGCCAATTTAAGGTTTCATTACCCGTTAAACCCGTGCAAAATAAAATCGCTTTAATACTTGACTCCTTGGATACAAAAATAGAAGTAAATACCGAAATCAACCATACTCTCGAACAAATGGCGCAAGCCCTGTTCAAAAGCTGGTTTGTCGATTTTGAACCGGTAAAAGCCAAAATGGCAGTGCTGGAATCGGGCGGTTCGCAGGCAGACGCGATGCTTGCCGCTATGACAGCGATTTCCGGGAAAGATGCTGATGCGCTGGCGGTTTTTGAGCGTGAACACCCTGAACAATATGCCGAGTTAAAAGCCACGGCAGAACTGTTTCCGTCCGCGATGCAGGATAGTGAGTTGGGAAATATCCCTGTGACATGGGAGTTAGGGAAGCTTCAAGATTTGTTGGTATTACAGAGAGGTTTTGATCTCCCTTCATCGGCACGAAAAGATGGTGAGTTTCCTCTGATTGCCGCCAGTGGCCCCAACGGTACTCATAATGTGGCAATGGCTAAAGCTCCGGGCGTTATAACTGGTCGTTCTGGTGTGCTTGGTAAAGTTTATTTAACGCTTGAAGATTATTGGCCATTGAATACAACCCTTTGGGTAAAGGAATTCAAACGTGCAACACCCTGTTACGCTTATGAGTTGCTGCGACTATTAGATATGAAAGCGTTTAATGCAGGTTCAGCTGTTCCTTCTTTGAACCGTAATCATATACATAGTTTGAGCTATCCACTCCCCCCTATGGCATTAGTAAATTTGTTTGAATCATCAGCCTTGCTTTTGCATCAGCGTGCACATGTAAATTTAAAACACTCTCAATCTTTGGCATTACTCCGCGACACCCTTCTCCCCAAACTCCTCTCGGGTGAAATCACCCTACCGGAAGCCGAGCAGGCGGTAAGTGAGGCGGAAAATGTATAA